The proteins below are encoded in one region of Peromyscus eremicus chromosome 10, PerEre_H2_v1, whole genome shotgun sequence:
- the LOC131920479 gene encoding mucin-4-like — protein sequence MSTVPVQHLWQICLQYLWQICLQYICSTSGRYVYSTPGRYVYSSSALPLADLSTVHLGDLSTGHLGDLSTGHLGDLSTVHLGDMSTVHLGDMSTGHHLGDMSTGHLADLPTEHLGDVSTVHVADMPTVHVADMPTEHLGDLSTVHVADMPTEHLGDISTVHVADMPTEHLGDISTVHVADIPTVHMADMPTEHLGDMSTVHVADMPTVHLGDMSTVHLADMPTVHMAGISTVPLEHMPTVHLAGISTVPRIHVSTVPVADVSIVPVPVADVSTVHVADMPAVHLGDLSTVHLGDLSTGHLGDLSSGHHLGDLSIGHHLADMPTGHLGDLSTGHHLADLSTGHLGDLSTGHHLGDLSTEHHLGDLSTEHHLGDLSTEHHLGDLSTGHLGDLSTEHHLGDLSTGHLGDLSTEHHLGDLSTGHLGDLSTEHHLGDLSTGHLGDLSTEHHLGDLSTEHHLGDLTTGHLADMPTVHVGDMSTEHLGDIPTVHVGDISTGHLGDMPTVHVGDMPTVHVGDMSTEHLGDMPTVHVGDMSTVPVSNVFSVPLADMSTVHMTDGSTVPLEHMSTVPLADVSTVPLVDVSTPFLLLQN from the coding sequence ATGTCTACAGTACCTGTGCAGCACCTCTGGCAGATATGTCTACAGTACCTCTGGCAGATATGTCTACAGTACATCTGCAGCACCTCTGGCAGATATGTCTATAGTACCCCTGGCAGATATGTCTACAGTTCCTCTGCATTACCTCTGGCAGATCTGTCTACAGTACATCTGGGAGATCTGTCTACAGGACATCTGGGAGATCTGTCTACAGGACATCTGGGAGATCTGTCTACAGTACATCTGGGAGATATGTCTACAGTACATCTGGGAGATATGTCTACAGGACATCATCTGGGAGATATGTCTACAGGACATCTGGCAGATCTGCCTACAGAACATCTGGGAGATGTATCTACAGTACATGTGGCAGATATGCCTACAGTACATGTGGCAGATATGCCTACAGAACATCTGGGAGATTTGTCTACAGTACATGTGGCAGATATGCCTACAGAACATCTGGGAGATATATCTACAGTGCATGTGGCAGATATGCCTACAGAACATCTGGGAGATATATCTACAGTACATGTGGCAGATATCCCTACAGTACACATGGCAGATATGCCTACAGAACATCTGGGAGATATGTCTACAGTACATGTGGCAGATATGCCTACAGTACATCTGGGAGATATGTCTACAGTACATCTGGCAGATATGCCTACAGTACATATGGCAGGTATATCTACAGTACCTTTGGAACATATGCCTACAGTACATCTGGCAGGTATATCTACAGTACCTCGGATACATGTGTCTACAGTACCTGTGGCAGATGTGTCTATAGTACCAGTACCTGTGGCAGATGTGTCTACAGTACATGTGGCAGATATGCCTGCAGTACATCTGGGAGATCTGTCTACAGTACATCTGGGAGATCTGTCTACAGGACATCTGGGAGATCTGTCTTCAGGACATCATCTGGGAGATCTGTCTATAGGCCATCATCTGGCAGATATGCCTACAGGACATCTGGGAGATCTGTCTACAGGACATCATCTGGCAGATCTGTCTACAGGACATCTGGGAGATCTGTCTACAGGACATCATCTGGGAGATCTGTCTACAGAACATCATCTGGGAGATCTGTCTACAGAACATCATCTGGGAGATCTGTCTACAGAACATCATCTGGGAGATCTGTCTACAGGACATCTGGGAGATCTGTCTACAGAACATCATCTGGGAGATCTGTCTACAGGACATCTGGGAGATCTGTCTACAGAACATCATCTGGGAGATCTGTCTACAGGACATCTGGGAGATCTGTCTACAGAACATCATCTGGGAGATCTGTCTACAGGACATCTGGGAGATCTGTCTACAGAACATCATCTGGGAGATCTGTCTACAGAACATCATCTGGGAGATCTGACTACAGGACATCTGGCAGATATGCCTACAGTACATGTGGGAGATATGTCTACAGAACATCTGGGAGATATACCTACAGTACATGTGGGAGATATATCTACAGGACATCTGGGAGATATGCCTACAGTACATGTGGGAGATATGCCTACAGTACATGTGGGAGATATGTCTACAGAACATCTGGGAGATATGCCTACAGTACATGTGGGAGATATGTCTACAGTACCTGTGTCAAATGTGTTTTCAGTCCCTCTGGCAGATATGTCTACAGTACATATGACAGATGGGTCTACAGTCCCTCTGGAACATATGTCTACAGTACCTCTGGCAGATGTGTCTACAGTACCTCTGGTAGATGTGTCTACACCCTTTTTACTGCTTCAGAACTAA